Proteins from one Nakamurella multipartita DSM 44233 genomic window:
- a CDS encoding alpha/beta hydrolase family protein, with the protein MKPARTAIAVLAGALLLAACGSAATPRPAPASTTAPSASVPSAVGPAAPVDPAGPAASDDPAGPPSEQAGDPSGDAPGDPSGALPAAFSDDETMVWIPAGDHRVPGTLALPAAAPGRPVPAVLLLHGDLSSRDENAQMFARLAAALAARGIASLRIDFAGTGDSEEPDLALDYPDMVADATASLDYLRADEVVDPARVAVLGLSRGGGVGATVTGTEPGVAAFVSWSGAVYNGYDEDPDGHDLAREDGYVPLDVGDRTFKLGLNWFDTIEQSHPLDDISGYTGPVLAVVGSDDQIVDPEVSTIFLDTVASPDTTLHVVDGADHGFSADQAVGDEAIGVTTDWLVARLG; encoded by the coding sequence CAGCGATCGCCGTGCTGGCGGGCGCCCTGCTGCTCGCCGCCTGCGGATCGGCCGCGACCCCGCGGCCGGCCCCGGCGTCCACCACCGCGCCGTCGGCGAGCGTCCCGTCCGCCGTCGGGCCGGCCGCCCCGGTCGATCCCGCCGGCCCGGCCGCGTCGGACGATCCCGCCGGTCCGCCGTCCGAACAGGCCGGCGACCCGTCCGGAGACGCGCCCGGGGACCCGTCCGGCGCTCTGCCGGCGGCGTTCTCCGACGACGAGACGATGGTCTGGATCCCGGCCGGCGACCATCGCGTCCCCGGCACGCTCGCCCTTCCCGCGGCGGCCCCCGGCCGGCCGGTGCCGGCGGTGCTGCTGCTGCACGGCGATCTGAGCAGCCGGGACGAGAACGCGCAGATGTTCGCGCGGCTGGCGGCGGCGTTGGCGGCGCGGGGCATCGCCTCGCTGCGCATCGACTTCGCCGGAACCGGGGATTCGGAGGAACCCGATCTGGCCCTCGACTACCCCGACATGGTCGCCGACGCCACCGCGTCCCTGGACTACCTGCGCGCCGATGAGGTCGTCGACCCGGCCCGGGTGGCCGTCCTGGGCCTGTCCCGTGGCGGCGGCGTCGGGGCGACGGTGACGGGCACCGAGCCGGGTGTCGCGGCCTTCGTCTCCTGGAGCGGGGCCGTCTACAACGGGTACGACGAGGACCCGGACGGCCATGACCTGGCCCGCGAGGATGGGTACGTGCCGCTGGATGTCGGCGACCGCACGTTCAAGCTCGGGCTGAACTGGTTCGACACCATCGAGCAGTCGCACCCGTTGGACGACATCAGCGGCTACACCGGGCCGGTGCTGGCCGTGGTCGGCTCCGACGACCAGATCGTGGACCCGGAGGTGTCGACGATCTTCCTGGACACCGTGGCCAGCCCCGACACCACCTTGCATGTGGTGGACGGGGCCGACCACGGCTTCTCGGCCGACCAGGCCGTGGGGGACGAGGCGATCGGCGTCACCACCGACTGGCTCGTCGCCCGGCTCGGCTGA
- a CDS encoding antitoxin has protein sequence MVDFNELKDKAQGLVAQHADTIKDGITKTGDFVGDKVGHDKVDPIEQKLHGLVDQAAGTDQQPPPPVV, from the coding sequence ATGGTCGACTTCAACGAACTCAAGGACAAGGCGCAGGGGCTGGTCGCCCAGCACGCCGACACCATCAAGGACGGCATCACCAAGACCGGGGATTTCGTCGGCGACAAGGTCGGGCACGACAAGGTCGATCCGATCGAGCAGAAGCTGCACGGCCTGGTCGACCAGGCCGCCGGCACCGACCAGCAGCCGCCGCCCCCGGTGGTCTGA
- a CDS encoding glucoamylase family protein — protein sequence MTSFNRRTLLIGGAAVAAAGAFGITTSTAAADPRPPGAGGPGPRPGDGLPAAAVRQVRRWAADTWASLVAMTDERTGLTADNIDGPLAAPHRSGYTSPTNIGGYLWSAIVARELGLISKPECSSRIRSTLRTLSTMTRHEPSGMFYNWYDEATGEVLTTWPTDGSRVYPFLSSVDNGWLAAALMVVQQADRPNAALARKLWDPMNFAVFYNPAARADLGVGLLRGGFWDGEKPDKETTAVRGNYLGSGPEVWYTGFHYDTTVSETRIASYIAIARGQVPAQHYFGTWRTFPDVGCAWSWQEQRPIGQTRTYLGIDVFEGAYTYRGMRIVPGWGGSMFESLMPAMFVPEEEWAPRSWGVNHRLTVRAQREHGLDEAQYGYWGFSPASEPGGGYREYGVDAIGLNPDGYLSDAEKTNYDAGYDGCRAGTNPTPTYGDGVVTPHALFLAMHMEPGPAYDNLVKLVDLGAYGEGGFYDAVAVRSRTVAKRYLSLDQAMIMGSIGNVIGGGVIRNAFATGDIRRQIRPLIEIEEFGAGLQS from the coding sequence ATGACCTCATTCAACCGTCGCACCCTGCTCATCGGCGGGGCGGCCGTGGCGGCCGCCGGCGCCTTCGGTATCACCACCAGCACGGCCGCAGCCGACCCGCGGCCGCCCGGCGCCGGCGGCCCGGGGCCCCGTCCCGGAGACGGATTGCCGGCCGCGGCGGTCCGGCAGGTCCGCCGGTGGGCGGCCGACACCTGGGCGTCGCTGGTGGCGATGACCGACGAGCGGACCGGGTTGACCGCCGACAACATCGACGGCCCGCTGGCCGCACCGCACCGCAGCGGCTACACCTCCCCCACCAACATCGGCGGCTACCTGTGGAGCGCAATCGTCGCCCGCGAGCTCGGCCTGATCTCCAAGCCCGAATGCAGCAGCCGGATCCGCTCGACGCTGCGCACGCTGTCGACGATGACCCGGCACGAACCGAGTGGGATGTTCTACAACTGGTACGACGAGGCCACCGGCGAGGTGTTGACCACCTGGCCCACCGACGGCAGCCGGGTCTACCCGTTCCTGTCCAGCGTCGACAACGGTTGGCTGGCGGCAGCTTTGATGGTGGTGCAGCAGGCCGACCGGCCTAACGCGGCACTGGCCAGAAAACTCTGGGACCCGATGAACTTCGCGGTCTTCTACAACCCGGCGGCACGGGCCGATCTGGGTGTCGGACTGCTGCGGGGCGGCTTCTGGGACGGCGAGAAGCCGGACAAGGAAACGACGGCGGTGCGCGGCAACTACCTCGGCAGCGGACCGGAGGTCTGGTACACCGGCTTCCACTACGACACCACCGTGTCCGAAACCCGCATCGCCTCCTACATCGCGATCGCCCGCGGGCAGGTACCGGCCCAGCACTATTTCGGAACCTGGCGCACCTTCCCCGATGTCGGCTGCGCCTGGTCCTGGCAGGAACAGCGGCCGATCGGCCAGACCCGGACCTACCTGGGCATCGACGTCTTCGAGGGCGCCTACACCTACCGAGGCATGCGGATCGTGCCCGGTTGGGGCGGCTCGATGTTCGAATCGCTGATGCCGGCAATGTTCGTCCCCGAGGAGGAGTGGGCGCCCCGGTCCTGGGGCGTCAACCACCGGCTGACCGTCCGGGCCCAGCGCGAGCACGGTCTGGACGAGGCCCAGTACGGCTACTGGGGTTTCTCCCCGGCCAGTGAACCCGGCGGTGGGTACCGGGAGTACGGCGTGGACGCGATCGGGCTCAACCCCGACGGGTACCTCTCGGACGCGGAGAAGACCAACTACGACGCCGGGTACGACGGGTGCCGGGCCGGCACCAACCCGACGCCGACCTATGGCGACGGCGTGGTCACCCCGCACGCCCTGTTCCTGGCCATGCACATGGAGCCCGGCCCGGCCTACGACAACCTGGTCAAGCTGGTGGATCTCGGCGCCTACGGCGAGGGCGGCTTCTACGACGCGGTGGCCGTCAGGTCGCGCACCGTGGCCAAGCGCTACCTTTCGCTGGACCAGGCCATGATCATGGGTTCGATCGGCAACGTGATCGGCGGCGGGGTGATCCGCAACGCCTTCGCGACCGGGGACATCCGCCGGCAGATCCGGCCGCTGATCGAGATCGAGGAATTCGGCGCCGGTCTGCAGTCCTAG
- a CDS encoding glycoside hydrolase family 1 protein produces the protein MTTTATLAFPEGFAWGAATAAHQVEGNTVNNDWWAREHTPGSGIAEPSGDACDSYHRYREDMALLADAGLNAYRFSLEWSRIEPEEGFVSRAAIDHYRRMVAACHEFGLTPMVTMLHFTVPRWMDARGGWRHPDAVDRFARFTEFSLPIVADGVDWVCTINEPNIVSMIHGRRETDLVASGLPAPDEAISEVMRQAHVRSRQVLGSAPALRTGWSVATQAFHAEPGCEQQTRDYGYPREDFFLDAARGDDWVGVQAYTRTFIGPDGPRPIPEGTETTLTGWEYFPPALGIGVRNAWARTGGVPVFVTENGIATADDQRRIDYTRGALTGLHQAMSDGVDVLGYLHWSALDNYEWGSYRPTFGLIAWDRQTFARHPKNSLGWLGRVARANALGPADERVGTP, from the coding sequence ATGACGACGACGGCCACCCTGGCATTTCCGGAGGGCTTTGCCTGGGGGGCGGCCACCGCCGCCCACCAGGTCGAGGGCAACACCGTCAACAATGACTGGTGGGCCCGCGAACACACCCCCGGCAGCGGCATCGCCGAACCCAGCGGTGACGCCTGCGACAGCTATCACCGCTACCGCGAGGACATGGCGTTGCTCGCCGACGCCGGCCTGAACGCCTACCGGTTCAGCCTGGAATGGAGCCGGATCGAACCCGAGGAGGGTTTCGTCTCCCGCGCCGCCATCGACCACTACCGGCGAATGGTGGCCGCCTGCCACGAGTTCGGGCTCACACCGATGGTCACCATGCTGCACTTCACGGTGCCGCGCTGGATGGACGCCCGGGGCGGCTGGCGGCATCCGGACGCCGTCGACCGCTTCGCCCGGTTCACCGAGTTCAGCCTGCCCATCGTCGCCGACGGCGTCGACTGGGTCTGCACGATCAACGAACCCAACATCGTGTCGATGATCCACGGCCGGCGCGAGACCGACCTGGTGGCCTCCGGCCTGCCGGCCCCGGACGAGGCCATCTCCGAGGTGATGCGGCAGGCTCATGTCCGCTCGCGGCAGGTCCTGGGCTCGGCCCCGGCGCTGCGGACCGGCTGGTCCGTCGCGACTCAGGCGTTCCACGCGGAACCGGGCTGTGAGCAGCAGACCCGCGACTACGGCTACCCCCGGGAGGACTTCTTCCTGGACGCCGCCCGCGGCGACGACTGGGTCGGCGTGCAGGCGTACACCCGCACCTTCATCGGACCCGACGGGCCCCGCCCGATCCCCGAGGGCACCGAGACCACCCTGACCGGCTGGGAGTACTTCCCGCCGGCGCTGGGCATCGGCGTGCGCAACGCGTGGGCCCGGACCGGCGGGGTGCCGGTGTTCGTCACCGAGAACGGCATCGCCACCGCGGACGACCAGCGGCGCATCGACTACACCCGCGGCGCGCTCACCGGCCTGCACCAGGCCATGAGCGACGGCGTCGACGTCCTGGGCTACCTGCACTGGTCCGCCCTGGACAACTACGAATGGGGTTCCTACCGGCCGACTTTCGGTCTGATCGCGTGGGACCGCCAGACCTTCGCCCGGCACCCCAAGAACAGCCTGGGCTGGCTCGGACGGGTGGCCCGGGCGAACGCGCTCGGCCCCGCCGACGAGCGGGTCGGCACCCCCTGA
- a CDS encoding carbohydrate ABC transporter permease: MTISDETPLALEPGGAPTLTANPRRRSRRRRRLIVYLLLVIGVVATLMPFVWMLLGSVKTDGEILRDPSGFLPQEPTLSNYATWFTDLNISTFFVNSLIVAVVTVLGNLLFCSMIGYALAKMEFAGKRLLFLLAMLTLMVPGVVTFVPLFVLVSKLGLLNTYPALILPFLTSPLGVFLMRQFMMGIPDSLIEAARIDGAGELRIFFRVVIPLCGPPLATLGILTFLGSWNNFLWPLVAAQSEQMYTLPVALSLYSTGENATNYGLLQAGSVLVIGPIVLLFVLLQRFFVQSVATAGIK; encoded by the coding sequence ATGACCATTTCCGATGAGACCCCGCTCGCGCTCGAACCGGGCGGGGCGCCCACCCTGACCGCGAATCCCCGACGGCGTAGCCGTCGGCGGCGACGGCTGATCGTCTATCTGTTGCTGGTGATCGGAGTGGTCGCCACCCTGATGCCGTTCGTCTGGATGCTGCTGGGCTCGGTCAAGACCGACGGCGAGATCCTGCGCGATCCCTCGGGTTTCCTGCCCCAGGAGCCGACGCTGAGCAACTACGCGACCTGGTTCACTGACCTGAACATCAGCACGTTCTTCGTCAACAGCCTGATCGTCGCGGTCGTCACCGTGCTGGGCAACCTGTTGTTCTGCTCGATGATCGGCTACGCGCTGGCCAAGATGGAGTTCGCCGGCAAACGGCTGCTGTTCCTGCTGGCGATGCTCACCCTGATGGTCCCCGGCGTGGTGACCTTCGTGCCGCTGTTCGTGCTGGTCAGCAAGCTGGGCCTGCTCAACACCTACCCGGCGTTGATCCTGCCGTTCCTGACCTCGCCGCTCGGGGTCTTCCTGATGCGGCAGTTCATGATGGGGATCCCGGACTCGCTGATCGAGGCCGCCCGGATCGACGGGGCCGGCGAGCTGCGGATCTTCTTCCGCGTGGTGATCCCGTTGTGCGGGCCGCCGCTGGCCACGCTGGGCATCCTGACCTTCCTCGGTTCCTGGAACAACTTCCTGTGGCCGCTGGTCGCCGCCCAGAGCGAGCAGATGTACACCCTGCCGGTGGCCCTGTCGCTGTATTCCACCGGCGAGAACGCCACCAACTACGGCCTGCTGCAGGCCGGGTCCGTGCTGGTGATCGGGCCCATCGTGCTGCTGTTCGTGCTGCTGCAACGGTTCTTCGTGCAGAGCGTGGCCACCGCCGGCATCAAGTGA
- a CDS encoding carbohydrate ABC transporter permease: protein MATTTALPGAVAGPGGARVDPGISRRRRQTLIAWLFALPFVLVFSVFMVFPLLSSFLMSFTDFTSRDVTTPLAVGFVGIDQYADLFGNPQFLRSLVNTGYFVIVGIPLTMMVALLLAVALNSGITKFRTVFRVGFYTPVVTSIVAIAVVWRFILQPDGLLNSVLSWVGITGPDWLNSTTWAMPALILMAVWRSMGTLMIIFPAGLQTIPEDVKEAAAIDGAGPWQRFARITLPLLRPTLLLGAVLSSVGYLQFFEEPFVMTKGGPLDSTLSISYFTFNQFGFGKYGYASAASYVLFVAIALLSVVQFRALRSKD from the coding sequence ATGGCCACCACCACCGCCCTCCCGGGGGCCGTCGCCGGCCCCGGGGGGGCGCGGGTCGACCCCGGCATCTCGCGCCGCCGCCGGCAGACGCTCATCGCCTGGCTGTTCGCCCTGCCGTTCGTCCTGGTCTTCAGCGTGTTCATGGTGTTCCCGCTGCTGTCCTCGTTCCTGATGTCGTTCACCGACTTCACCAGCCGCGACGTCACCACCCCGCTGGCCGTCGGCTTCGTCGGGATCGACCAGTACGCCGACCTCTTCGGCAACCCGCAATTCTTGCGTTCGCTGGTCAACACCGGGTACTTCGTGATCGTCGGGATTCCGCTGACCATGATGGTCGCGCTGCTCCTGGCGGTCGCCCTGAACAGCGGAATCACCAAGTTCCGCACCGTGTTCCGGGTCGGCTTCTACACCCCGGTGGTGACCAGCATCGTTGCCATCGCGGTGGTCTGGCGGTTCATCCTGCAACCGGACGGCCTGCTCAACTCGGTGCTGAGCTGGGTCGGCATCACCGGTCCGGACTGGCTGAACAGCACGACCTGGGCCATGCCGGCGCTGATCCTGATGGCCGTCTGGCGCAGCATGGGCACGCTGATGATCATCTTCCCGGCCGGCCTGCAGACCATCCCGGAGGACGTCAAGGAGGCCGCCGCGATCGACGGCGCCGGACCGTGGCAGCGGTTCGCCAGGATCACCCTGCCGTTGCTGCGGCCCACCCTGCTGCTCGGCGCCGTCCTGTCCTCGGTCGGGTACCTGCAGTTCTTCGAGGAACCCTTCGTGATGACCAAGGGCGGCCCGCTGGACTCGACCCTGTCGATCAGCTACTTCACCTTCAACCAGTTCGGGTTCGGCAAGTACGGCTACGCCTCGGCGGCCAGTTACGTGCTGTTCGTGGCGATCGCCCTGCTCAGCGTCGTCCAGTTCCGCGCCCTGCGATCCAAGGACTGA
- a CDS encoding sugar ABC transporter substrate-binding protein, which translates to MFRKKAITAGLLAGLVVLSACGRSSDTAGAAGTSAPAASISAGPATGKLTMWAQGAEGQDLPALLDEFEAANPGVTVDVTAIPWDAAHNKYQTAIAGGQTPDIAQMGTTWMGDFADAFDPTPAELTDAGFFPGSVNSTEVDGTAVGVPWYVDTRVVFYRKDLAEKAGYTTFPTNYDDFKAMAKALQDKAGAQWGIQLLAGGTDSFQSTLPFGWSAGASLMDSGNDAWTLDSPQWVDALTYYQSFFTEGIANPAPNMGAGAAESAFVDGSAPMMISGPYEIGNLEKAGGADFTDKYAVATLPKDKSATSFVGGSNLVVFKDSPNRDAAWKLVQWLSQPEVQVKWYQATGDLPSVQSAWQEGVLADDPMLSVFGDQLKDTNSPPAVPTWTQVSAAADSQVEQIVKAGKDPAQALQELQSQAASIGIGR; encoded by the coding sequence ATGTTCCGAAAGAAAGCAATCACGGCCGGTTTGCTGGCCGGGCTGGTCGTGCTCAGCGCCTGCGGACGGAGCAGCGACACCGCGGGTGCGGCCGGGACCTCCGCGCCCGCCGCCAGCATCTCCGCCGGCCCGGCCACCGGCAAGCTGACCATGTGGGCGCAGGGCGCCGAAGGCCAGGATCTGCCCGCCCTGCTCGACGAGTTCGAGGCCGCCAACCCCGGCGTCACCGTCGACGTCACCGCGATCCCCTGGGACGCGGCGCACAACAAGTACCAGACGGCCATCGCCGGCGGTCAGACGCCGGACATCGCACAGATGGGCACCACCTGGATGGGCGACTTCGCCGACGCGTTCGATCCGACCCCCGCCGAGCTCACCGACGCCGGGTTCTTCCCCGGTTCGGTCAACTCGACCGAGGTCGACGGCACCGCAGTCGGTGTGCCCTGGTACGTCGACACCCGGGTCGTCTTCTACCGCAAGGACCTGGCCGAGAAGGCCGGGTACACCACCTTTCCGACCAACTACGACGACTTCAAGGCGATGGCCAAGGCCCTGCAGGACAAGGCCGGCGCGCAGTGGGGCATCCAGCTCCTGGCCGGTGGCACGGATTCCTTCCAGAGCACCCTGCCGTTCGGCTGGTCGGCCGGCGCCTCGCTGATGGACAGTGGCAATGACGCCTGGACCCTGGATTCCCCGCAGTGGGTCGATGCGCTGACCTACTACCAGAGCTTCTTCACCGAGGGCATCGCCAACCCGGCGCCGAACATGGGGGCCGGCGCCGCGGAATCGGCGTTCGTCGACGGGTCCGCGCCGATGATGATCTCCGGTCCCTACGAGATCGGCAATCTGGAGAAGGCCGGCGGGGCCGACTTCACCGACAAGTACGCCGTGGCCACGCTGCCCAAGGACAAGTCCGCCACCTCCTTCGTCGGCGGCTCCAACCTGGTGGTCTTCAAGGACAGCCCCAACCGGGACGCCGCCTGGAAGCTCGTGCAGTGGCTCTCACAGCCCGAGGTCCAGGTGAAGTGGTACCAGGCCACCGGTGACCTGCCCTCGGTGCAGAGCGCCTGGCAGGAGGGCGTGCTCGCCGACGACCCGATGCTCTCGGTGTTCGGCGACCAGCTCAAGGACACCAATTCCCCGCCGGCGGTCCCGACCTGGACCCAGGTCAGCGCCGCCGCCGACAGCCAGGTCGAGCAGATCGTCAAGGCCGGCAAGGATCCCGCGCAGGCCCTGCAGGAACTGCAGTCGCAGGCCGCCTCGATCGGTATCGGTCGCTGA
- a CDS encoding LacI family DNA-binding transcriptional regulator, whose product MAKAPTVYDVAERAGVSIATVSFAFRRPEKVKASTRDMVLAVAREMGYVPSASARGLAHGRTRAIGLFAFDYLLDSLDRQPPTAAAGSGPADPAGVVEVADPNEDFRLFPLYVDEIQRGVGLECWRRGYALLIGGRGHADTDAVIADIAGRVDALAVFPRTVPADTLQRISRRMPVVELSEPGQLDELNHVTVDNVRGTRAVTDHLITAHRLTDFGFLGDTTGSDQQARFTGFRAALRAAGLRVPRKSLSPNGTTTFDTGAIVDRLVASGHLPKALVCATDQDALAAIDALRRAGVTVPGDVAVVGFDGIVAGRIGHPTLTTVRQPMEQMGREVVDILVSQLDQPGQPPIRRELPTRVVIRESCGCPTS is encoded by the coding sequence GTGGCCAAGGCACCAACCGTGTACGACGTCGCCGAGCGGGCCGGAGTCTCGATCGCCACCGTCTCCTTCGCCTTCCGGCGGCCGGAGAAGGTCAAGGCCTCGACCCGGGACATGGTGCTGGCCGTCGCCCGCGAGATGGGGTACGTGCCCAGCGCGAGCGCCCGCGGGCTGGCCCACGGCCGCACCCGGGCCATCGGGCTGTTCGCCTTCGACTACCTGCTGGACTCGCTCGATCGCCAGCCGCCTACCGCCGCCGCCGGTTCCGGCCCGGCCGACCCGGCGGGCGTGGTCGAGGTGGCGGACCCCAACGAGGACTTCCGGCTGTTCCCGTTGTACGTCGATGAGATCCAGCGGGGGGTGGGGCTGGAGTGCTGGCGACGCGGCTACGCCCTGCTGATCGGCGGTCGCGGGCACGCCGACACCGACGCGGTGATCGCCGACATCGCCGGCCGTGTCGATGCTCTCGCGGTCTTCCCGCGCACCGTCCCGGCCGACACGTTGCAGCGCATCAGCCGCCGGATGCCGGTGGTGGAGCTGTCCGAGCCGGGCCAGCTCGACGAGCTCAATCACGTGACGGTGGACAACGTTCGGGGAACGCGGGCGGTCACCGACCACCTCATCACCGCCCACCGGCTGACCGACTTCGGATTTCTCGGCGACACGACCGGTTCCGACCAGCAGGCCCGGTTCACCGGGTTTCGCGCCGCCCTGCGCGCGGCCGGGCTGCGCGTGCCCCGAAAGTCGTTGTCGCCGAACGGCACCACCACCTTCGACACCGGCGCGATCGTCGATCGCCTGGTCGCGTCCGGTCACCTGCCCAAGGCCCTGGTCTGCGCGACCGACCAGGATGCCCTGGCCGCGATCGATGCGCTGCGCAGGGCGGGCGTGACCGTGCCCGGCGACGTAGCCGTCGTCGGCTTCGACGGCATCGTCGCCGGCCGGATCGGCCACCCCACCCTGACCACCGTTCGCCAGCCGATGGAGCAGATGGGCCGTGAGGTGGTCGACATCCTGGTCAGCCAGCTCGACCAGCCGGGCCAGCCGCCGATCCGGCGCGAACTGCCCACCCGCGTCGTCATCCGGGAAAGCTGCGGCTGCCCGACGAGCTAG
- a CDS encoding XdhC family protein codes for MAEPLQLLIVGDGPVAEALMQITPVLGWSASVTSARPAIGPDLDAVVITSHHQDVDGPTIKDALAAGTGYIGAMGSRRTQARRREWLLGNEVEEAALAAVHAPIGLDIGADQPAEIALSILAEIVGWRSGRLAASSAPASIGDRSGPIHPEMAPGDATCPGG; via the coding sequence ATGGCAGAACCGCTGCAGTTGTTGATCGTCGGCGACGGCCCGGTCGCCGAGGCCCTGATGCAGATCACGCCCGTCCTGGGCTGGTCGGCATCGGTGACCTCCGCCCGGCCGGCGATCGGGCCGGACCTGGACGCGGTCGTGATCACCAGTCATCACCAGGACGTCGACGGCCCCACGATCAAGGACGCACTGGCCGCCGGGACCGGTTACATCGGGGCGATGGGATCCCGCCGGACGCAGGCGCGGCGGCGGGAGTGGTTGCTGGGCAACGAGGTGGAGGAGGCGGCGCTCGCCGCGGTGCATGCCCCGATCGGTCTGGACATCGGGGCCGACCAGCCGGCCGAGATCGCGCTGTCAATCCTGGCCGAGATCGTCGGCTGGCGATCGGGCCGGCTGGCCGCCAGCTCGGCGCCGGCCTCGATCGGGGATCGCTCGGGGCCCATCCACCCGGAAATGGCCCCCGGTGACGCGACCTGCCCCGGCGGCTGA
- a CDS encoding alpha/beta hydrolase, whose protein sequence is MLLPRISSRSAGPAGSAGTRPMTDAAGPASSLTVPVSRGRRMHVTLVGPVDGRPTVALHGLGGRTEQNLPALTALSQRYGLRIYAIDLPNHGRSGTVGLLHFRVRHFSALITETVRALGIEPTVLVGHSFGGQLAALMAADLAGAELQPIFINPALGAPWDSKLRRCWRQPWRFLRLVQELGYDDSNVDRNELYHAGRLLQSILDMLLDRELRPYRRLQATLALLLSCRTAAILDDLNLRGIRPVIVQGMLDRSTPANDGVHLVDGFHSWLHEADGPRALLAALDRVFPGKLP, encoded by the coding sequence GTGCTCCTGCCCAGAATCAGCTCACGCTCGGCCGGCCCGGCCGGCTCCGCCGGAACCCGGCCGATGACCGACGCGGCCGGCCCGGCCTCATCCCTGACCGTCCCGGTCAGCCGGGGACGGCGAATGCACGTCACCCTGGTCGGCCCGGTCGACGGCCGGCCCACCGTCGCGCTGCACGGTTTGGGCGGCCGTACCGAACAGAACCTGCCGGCGCTGACCGCCCTGTCGCAGCGGTACGGCCTGCGCATCTACGCCATCGATCTGCCCAACCACGGCCGCAGCGGGACGGTCGGGTTGCTCCACTTCCGGGTTCGCCATTTCTCCGCCCTGATCACGGAAACCGTTCGGGCCCTGGGCATCGAACCCACGGTCCTGGTCGGGCACTCCTTCGGCGGGCAGCTGGCCGCCCTGATGGCCGCGGACCTGGCGGGTGCAGAACTGCAACCGATCTTCATCAACCCGGCCCTGGGCGCGCCCTGGGACAGCAAGTTGCGGCGGTGCTGGCGGCAGCCCTGGCGGTTCCTGCGCCTGGTCCAGGAACTCGGCTACGACGACTCCAACGTCGACCGCAACGAGCTCTATCACGCCGGGCGGCTGCTTCAGTCCATCCTGGACATGCTCCTGGACCGGGAGCTGCGGCCGTACCGGCGGCTGCAGGCCACCCTGGCGCTGCTGCTCAGTTGCCGGACGGCCGCCATCCTGGACGATCTGAACCTGCGTGGCATCCGGCCGGTCATCGTGCAGGGCATGCTCGACCGGTCGACGCCGGCCAACGACGGCGTGCACCTGGTCGACGGGTTCCACAGCTGGCTGCACGAGGCCGACGGGCCGCGGGCGCTGCTGGCCGCCCTGGACCGGGTGTTCCCGGGGAAGCTGCCCTAA
- a CDS encoding YihY/virulence factor BrkB family protein: protein MRHTEPWHRDGAGPVPTADGPVRRRWRKVARRTLAKAWGDSLFGMSAQAAFWSALSTAPLLLALLGLSGYVARAIGPNTTGEIREQVNVFLHTIFNQEVADNLIGNTVDVILNSSQTDVVSVGLIISLWAGSSAMTAFVESIAIAYGQHEFRHPVLERFFALGLYVGALAAGIVMVPLLAIGPDYLPRLFPPDWRSAVSEIIGWLYYPGLAIGLILLLTTLYKVAPKDKHRWMRGLPGAFLAAAVFLTASTGLRLYLSYVYEHGLTYGALATPITFLLFYYFISMAIIIGAQFNNALLEYYPPRTSRRQRRG, encoded by the coding sequence TTGCGCCATACCGAGCCCTGGCACCGGGACGGGGCCGGCCCGGTGCCCACCGCGGATGGGCCGGTCCGCCGGCGCTGGCGCAAGGTGGCCCGACGAACCCTGGCCAAGGCCTGGGGCGACTCACTGTTCGGTATGAGTGCGCAGGCCGCCTTCTGGAGCGCGCTGTCCACCGCGCCCCTGTTGCTGGCCCTGCTCGGGTTGTCCGGATACGTGGCCCGGGCGATCGGGCCGAACACCACCGGCGAGATCCGGGAACAGGTGAACGTTTTCCTGCACACCATCTTCAACCAGGAGGTCGCCGACAACCTGATCGGGAACACCGTCGACGTCATCCTGAACAGCAGTCAGACCGACGTCGTCTCCGTCGGGTTGATCATCAGTCTGTGGGCCGGCTCCTCGGCCATGACTGCATTCGTCGAGTCGATCGCCATCGCCTACGGCCAGCACGAGTTCCGCCATCCTGTGCTGGAGCGGTTCTTCGCCCTCGGCCTGTACGTCGGCGCGCTCGCGGCCGGGATCGTGATGGTCCCGTTGCTGGCCATCGGACCCGATTACCTGCCCCGGTTGTTCCCGCCCGACTGGCGGTCGGCGGTCAGCGAGATCATCGGCTGGCTTTACTATCCCGGCCTGGCGATCGGGCTGATCCTGCTGCTGACCACCCTGTACAAGGTGGCGCCCAAGGACAAGCACCGGTGGATGCGCGGGTTGCCGGGAGCCTTCCTGGCCGCCGCGGTTTTCCTGACGGCCAGCACCGGACTTCGGTTGTACCTGTCCTACGTCTACGAGCACGGCCTGACCTACGGTGCGCTGGCCACGCCGATCACCTTCCTGCTGTTCTACTACTTCATCTCGATGGCCATCATCATCGGCGCCCAGTTCAACAATGCCCTGCTGGAGTACTACCCGCCGCGGACGTCGCGCCGGCAGCGGCGCGGCTGA